A genomic segment from Bradyrhizobium diazoefficiens USDA 110 encodes:
- a CDS encoding DUF2188 domain-containing protein, with amino-acid sequence MASVQYFVTRHKGQWMVALNCEYSGPYATEEEAIRVAVDAAHKEGKVGRDAQVLVQGHDHRFRHEWTYGQDPYPPSG; translated from the coding sequence ATGGCAAGCGTTCAGTACTTCGTCACGCGCCATAAAGGCCAGTGGATGGTTGCGCTCAATTGCGAGTACTCCGGCCCCTACGCCACTGAGGAAGAGGCGATCCGCGTCGCGGTCGACGCTGCCCACAAGGAGGGAAAGGTAGGACGCGACGCTCAGGTTCTAGTTCAGGGCCATGACCACAGGTTCAGACACGAGTGGACATATGGCCAGGACCCATACCCACCGTCCGGCTAA
- the istA gene encoding IS21-like element ISBj11 family transposase — translation MPGRHITDHQMRLYMKYRQTDSPPVAAAKASFSTSTAYRIEKDRRLPSQKKAPRGRRRPDPLARVFETDIVPMLKAAPGVRPVTIFEELLRRHPELGAGIRRALERRIRAWRAIHGEEQEVIFRQTHEPGQRGTDMGELGVTIAGVPLDHRLYHFRLAYSGFEHAHVVLGGESFVALAEGLQNALWSLGGAPREHRTDSLSAAFCNLDRDAKDDLTRRYEDLCAHYGMRPSRNNRGIAHENGAIESSHGHLKRAIGDALLLRGTADFDDLAAYRGFIDEIASRRNARNAKRIDSERSALQDLPDRRTSDYEEVIVHVTSSGGFTLRKVFYTVPSRLIGHRLRVRLYDDHLDVFVGGTHLLTLPRGRPHPNGKHDQVVDYRHVIHSLRRKPMALLNLVYRDQLFPREAYRRAFDVLRKRLPDKKACRIMVDLLALAHERGCEAELANQLTADLNDGRLPDLNRLRTHFAPDPAQVPNVVVRLAPLATYECLIGTAEIGGAA, via the coding sequence GTGCCAGGCCGACACATTACCGATCACCAAATGAGGCTCTACATGAAGTACCGTCAGACCGATAGCCCACCCGTGGCCGCCGCCAAGGCGTCGTTCAGCACCTCGACCGCTTACCGGATCGAGAAGGATCGACGCCTTCCGTCGCAGAAGAAGGCTCCCCGCGGCCGTCGCCGGCCAGATCCCTTGGCCCGCGTATTTGAGACAGATATCGTGCCGATGCTGAAGGCCGCCCCCGGTGTGCGGCCGGTCACGATCTTCGAGGAGTTGCTCCGACGCCATCCCGAGCTCGGCGCCGGCATCCGTCGCGCGCTGGAGCGCCGGATCCGGGCCTGGCGGGCGATCCACGGCGAGGAGCAGGAGGTCATCTTCCGCCAGACCCACGAACCCGGTCAGCGCGGCACCGACATGGGCGAATTGGGTGTCACGATCGCGGGCGTACCGCTCGACCATCGTCTCTATCACTTCCGGCTGGCCTATTCCGGGTTTGAGCACGCCCATGTCGTGCTCGGCGGTGAGAGCTTCGTCGCTCTGGCCGAAGGCCTGCAGAATGCCTTGTGGTCACTCGGTGGGGCGCCACGGGAGCATCGCACCGACAGCCTGTCGGCCGCCTTTTGCAATCTCGACCGCGACGCCAAAGACGATCTGACGCGGCGATACGAAGACCTCTGTGCCCATTACGGCATGCGGCCTTCCCGCAACAATCGTGGCATCGCCCACGAGAACGGGGCGATCGAGAGTTCGCATGGTCATCTCAAGCGAGCGATCGGCGACGCGCTGTTGCTGCGTGGCACCGCCGACTTCGACGATCTAGCTGCCTATCGTGGCTTCATCGATGAGATCGCCAGCCGCCGCAATGCCCGCAACGCCAAGCGGATCGACAGTGAACGTAGCGCACTTCAGGATCTGCCGGACCGCCGCACGTCGGACTATGAAGAGGTGATCGTCCACGTGACGTCGTCCGGCGGCTTCACCTTGCGCAAGGTGTTCTACACGGTGCCGTCGCGCTTGATCGGCCATCGGCTGCGGGTGCGCCTGTATGACGATCACCTCGACGTGTTTGTCGGCGGCACGCATCTCCTCACCTTGCCGCGCGGGCGGCCGCATCCCAATGGCAAGCACGATCAGGTCGTCGATTATCGGCACGTGATCCATTCCTTGCGGCGCAAGCCGATGGCGCTCCTCAACCTGGTCTACCGCGACCAGCTGTTCCCCCGGGAAGCTTACCGCCGAGCCTTCGACGTCTTGCGCAAACGCTTACCGGACAAGAAGGCCTGCCGGATCATGGTCGATCTCCTCGCACTCGCCCATGAGCGCGGTTGCGAGGCCGAACTCGCCAATCAGCTCACGGCTGACCTGAACGACGGCCGGCTGCCCGACCTCAACCGGCTACGTACTCACTTCGCCCCGGATCCCGCCCAGGTGCCGAACGTCGTGGTACGCCTCGCACCGCTCGCCACCTATGAATGCCTCATCGGTACCGCCGAGATCGGAGGCGCCGCATGA
- the istB gene encoding IS21-like element ISBj11 family helper ATPase IstB: MSTTNVVDTARLNLLLNELRLPAIKALWPQFAEQSDKEGWPAARFLATIAEHEIAERGRRRIERHLVEARLPTGKTFDSFDFEAVPMISKAQMTALAAGDGWLGKGANLLLFGPPGGGKSHLAAAIGLALIENGWRVLFTRTTDLVQKLQVARRELNLEGAINRLDRFDLVILDDLAYVTKDQAETSVLFELISARYERRSLLITANQPFGEWNKVFPDPAMTLAAIDRLVHHATIVEMNVESYRRRTALERKRGPGRPPEHATQKTLA, translated from the coding sequence ATGAGCACAACCAACGTAGTCGACACCGCGCGCCTCAATCTGTTGCTCAACGAGCTGCGGCTGCCCGCCATCAAGGCGCTGTGGCCGCAATTTGCCGAGCAATCCGATAAAGAAGGCTGGCCGGCGGCGCGCTTCCTCGCCACCATTGCCGAGCACGAGATCGCTGAGCGCGGCCGCCGCCGCATCGAGCGCCATCTCGTCGAGGCGCGGCTGCCTACCGGAAAGACCTTTGACAGCTTCGACTTCGAGGCCGTGCCGATGATCTCCAAGGCGCAAATGACCGCACTCGCCGCCGGCGACGGCTGGCTCGGCAAGGGCGCCAATCTGCTGCTGTTTGGTCCGCCCGGTGGAGGCAAGAGCCACTTGGCGGCAGCAATCGGCTTGGCCCTCATCGAGAACGGATGGCGCGTCCTGTTCACCCGCACCACCGATCTCGTGCAGAAGCTCCAGGTGGCTCGCCGCGAGCTCAACCTCGAGGGCGCCATCAACCGCCTCGATCGCTTCGATCTCGTCATCTTGGACGATCTTGCCTATGTCACCAAGGACCAGGCCGAGACCAGTGTGCTGTTCGAGCTCATCAGCGCACGCTACGAGCGACGCTCTTTGCTGATCACCGCCAATCAGCCCTTTGGAGAATGGAACAAGGTCTTTCCGGACCCAGCTATGACCCTCGCGGCGATCGATCGCCTTGTTCACCACGCCACCATCGTCGAGATGAACGTCGAGAGCTATCGCAGGCGGACTGCCCTCGAGCGAAAGCGTGGTCCAGGGCGGCCACCGGAGCACGCGACACAAAAAACGCTCGCTTGA